The genomic segment TTTGATCGCGTGTTTGAAATTGGTCGAAACTTTCGGAATGAAGGAATTTCCATTAAGCATAATCCTGAATTTACAATGATGGAACTTTACCAAGCCTTCGCGAACTATGAGGACATCATGGAATTGACGGAGAATATGATCTCTTATATTGCTCAGAAGGTTCACGGTAAATTAGAGATTGAGTATCAAGGCGAGACTCTCAACTTTGCAACCCCGTGGCGTCGGTTACCGATGCTCGAGGGGATATTAGAGTACTCTGGGGTTGATTTTCGTCAGATTCTAACAGATGAAGAAGCGCGTAAAGTGGCTCAGGAAAAAGGAATCCATGTTGAGGGAACTGCTTCTCGAGGAAAGATTATCAATGAGTTTTTCGAAGAATTCGTAGAGTCTAAACTCATCCAACCAACATTCATAACAGGGCATCCTGTTGAAATCTCCCCCTTAGCGAAACGGAATAAGGAACATCCTGAGTATACGGACCGTTTCGAAGTATTTGTTTTTGGTCGTGAATTGGGTAATGCCTTCTCTGAGCTAAATGATCCGATTGATCAACGTCAGCGTTTTGAGGCACAGGTCGCTGAACGGGCTAATGGTGATGATGAGGCTCATATGATGGATGAGGACTTCGTTCAAGCGTTAGAGTATGGATTGCCTCCGACAGGTGGGTTAGGTATTGGAATTGACCGCTTGGTTATGCTTCTAACCAATTCGGCATCTATTCGGGACGTTATCCTCTTCCCAACGATGAAGCCAAGAGAAGAAGAATAGAAAGTCTTGCAGAGGGGATGGTTGAAGCCATCCCCTCTATAATAATCTAGAATAGATTGATTAAATCAGAAGAAGTTATTATAGTATAAATGCACGAAAAGCAGAAAAAACAGAACAATATCGATGTTAACTACAAGATTCAAAGGATAAAGACGAAATTAAAGGTTTGATAACCTGTGTAAAAAGCGATAAAATACTAATCGTTCGGTTGCGAAAACGCAATTGATCAGGAATAAATGGTAGTTGACAGAATGAGTTAGAGGTGCTATCATTTATAAATGTGACTCCGGTCTTTGAAAACTAAACAACAAGGAACAGCCAAGTGACTCGTTAAAGAGTTTGAGATGAATTTGAGCAATCAAATTTTCTTCATAAATTTTATGGAGAGTTTGATCCTGGCTCAGGACGAACGCTGGCGGCGTGCCTAACACATGCAAGTCGAACGGAGAACTCAATAAGCTTGCTTAGCGAGTTTTTAGTGGCGGACGGGTGAGTAACGCGTGGGTAACCTACCCATTAAATCGGGACAACCCTTGGAAACGAGGGCTAATACCGGATACGTTTAACTGATGGCATCATCGGTTAAAGAAAGATGGCCTCTGAACATGCTATCGATAATGGATGGACCCGCGTCTGATTAGCTAGTTGGTGGGGTAAAGGCCTACCAAGGCGACGATCAGTAGCCGGCCTGAGAGGGTGAACGGCCACACTGGGACTGAGACACGGCCCAGACTCCTACGGGAGGCAGCAGTGGGGAATCTTCCGCAATGGACGAAAGTCTGACGGAGCAACGCCGCGTGTATGATGAAGGCCTTCGGGTTGTAAAGTACTGTTTTCAGGGACGAACGGTAGATATGCAAATAGTGTATTTACATGACGGTACCTGAGGAGGAAGCCCCGGCTAACTACGTGCCAGCAGCCGCGGTAATACGTAGGGGGCAAGCGTTGTCCGGAATCATTGGGCGTAAAGGGCGCGTAGGCGGATAATTAAGTCTGGTGTGAAAACTTGGGGCTCAACCCCAAGCCTGCATCGGAAACTGGTTATCTTGAGGACAGGAGAGGAAAGTGGAATTCCACGTGTAGCGGTGAAATGCGTAGAGATGTGGAGGAACACCAGTGGCGAAGGCGACTTTCTGGACTGTAACTGACGCTGAGGCGCGAAAGCGTGGGGAGCAAACAGGATTAGATACCCTGGTAGTCCACGCCGTAAACGATGAGTGCTAGGTGTAGAGGGTATCGACCCCTTCTGTGCCGCAGTTAACACAATAAGCACTCCGCCTGGGGAGTACGGCCGCAAGGTTGAAACTCAAAGGAATTGACGGGGGCCCGCACAAGCGGTGGAGCATGTGGTTTAATTCGACGCAACGCGAAGAACCTTACCAAGGCTTGACATCCTACGAATTCTTAGGAAACTAAGGAGTGCCCTTCGGGGAACGTAGAGACAGGTGGTGCATGGTTGTCGTCAGCTCGTGTCGTGAGATGTTGGGTTAAGTCCCGCAACGAGCGCAACCCCTATGTTTAGTTGCTAACGAGTAAGGTCGAGCACTCTAGACAGACTGCCGGTGATAAACCGGAGGAAGGTGGGGATGACGTCAAATCATCATGCCCCTTATGTCTTGGGCTACACACGTGCTACAATGGCCGGTACAGACGGAAGCGAAGCCGCGAGGTGGAGCA from the Desulfitobacterium metallireducens DSM 15288 genome contains:
- the lysS gene encoding lysine--tRNA ligase, with protein sequence MEDTSDLWRIRLDKLEALRQQGSEPYADRYQRTHMAQEILDQFSELEDQEAKVAGRIMSKRDQGKVIFAHIEDFSGRIQIYIRKDEVGADWFEMISKFDVGDIIGVKGKVFRTKRGEISLHAEEVQILSKAMRALPEKFHGLTNVELRYRQRYLDLIMNPEVKNVFVMRSKIIRAMREYLEGKGFLEVETPTLHTIPGGAAARPFITHHNALDIDLYLRIALELPLKRLIVGGFDRVFEIGRNFRNEGISIKHNPEFTMMELYQAFANYEDIMELTENMISYIAQKVHGKLEIEYQGETLNFATPWRRLPMLEGILEYSGVDFRQILTDEEARKVAQEKGIHVEGTASRGKIINEFFEEFVESKLIQPTFITGHPVEISPLAKRNKEHPEYTDRFEVFVFGRELGNAFSELNDPIDQRQRFEAQVAERANGDDEAHMMDEDFVQALEYGLPPTGGLGIGIDRLVMLLTNSASIRDVILFPTMKPREEE